Proteins encoded by one window of Nocardia goodfellowii:
- a CDS encoding bifunctional 4-hydroxy-2-oxoglutarate aldolase/2-dehydro-3-deoxy-phosphogluconate aldolase yields MEVIRADRVLSVVRAPAIPDPAALADALARSGIRTLELTFTTPGVLGYLRVAAAVEGAMVGVGTVLHADQAEAAIEHGARFLVTPGVRPEVAAVAAARGIPVVMGAFTPTEVLTALDLGAAAVKIFPARALGPGYLKDLRGPFPDVALIPSGGVNAGNAAEFLACGAVAVTAGTDVVAPSDVAAGRWSDIASRAASFVRSMN; encoded by the coding sequence ATGGAGGTCATCCGCGCCGATCGTGTGCTCAGCGTGGTCCGCGCGCCGGCGATCCCGGATCCGGCCGCGTTGGCGGATGCCTTGGCGCGCTCCGGGATTCGCACCCTGGAGCTCACTTTCACGACGCCGGGTGTGCTCGGATACCTGCGGGTGGCCGCGGCCGTCGAGGGCGCGATGGTCGGTGTCGGGACCGTCCTGCACGCCGACCAGGCCGAAGCCGCCATCGAGCACGGCGCGCGGTTCCTGGTGACTCCCGGTGTCCGCCCGGAGGTCGCCGCGGTCGCCGCCGCGCGCGGCATACCGGTGGTCATGGGCGCGTTCACACCCACCGAGGTACTCACCGCACTCGATCTCGGGGCCGCCGCGGTGAAGATCTTTCCGGCGCGGGCCCTCGGCCCGGGCTATCTGAAAGACCTGCGCGGTCCCTTCCCTGATGTGGCGCTCATCCCCTCCGGAGGCGTCAACGCGGGCAACGCCGCGGAATTCCTCGCCTGCGGGGCCGTCGCGGTCACCGCGGGCACCGATGTCGTTGCCCCTTCCGACGTCGCCGCGGGCCGATGGTCCGACATCGCCTCGCGCGCGGCGTCATTCGTTCGATCCATGAATTGA
- a CDS encoding RidA family protein, whose translation MSEKIAVRTTDAPAPAHTFSQGVRKGPFVQVSGQGPVDPVTNEYLYPGDVAAQTTRTLQNVKAIIDASGATFDDVVMLRVYLTKREDFATMNEAYGEFVTAHTTGDVLPSRTTVFTGLPRAEMLVEIDAIAIVSE comes from the coding sequence ATGAGCGAGAAGATCGCCGTCCGCACCACCGACGCCCCCGCCCCGGCGCACACGTTTTCCCAGGGCGTGCGCAAGGGCCCGTTCGTCCAGGTCTCAGGCCAGGGCCCGGTCGACCCGGTGACCAACGAGTACCTCTACCCCGGTGACGTGGCGGCGCAGACCACCCGCACCCTGCAGAACGTCAAGGCGATCATCGACGCGAGCGGCGCCACCTTCGACGATGTGGTGATGCTGCGGGTCTATCTCACCAAGCGCGAGGACTTCGCCACGATGAACGAGGCCTACGGCGAATTCGTCACCGCCCACACCACCGGCGACGTACTCCCCAGTCGCACTACGGTTTTCACCGGTCTGCCGCGCGCGGAGATGCTGGTCGAGATCGACGCGATCGCGATCGTCTCGGAGTAG
- a CDS encoding response regulator, producing the protein MAERLRLILADDHLVMRAGLVALLAAEPSIDIVGEAADGSEAIALVERLKPDVALLDLRMPVLDGVTATREIAGRSSTRVLILTTYDTDADIERAMAAGAIGYLLKDTSREQLVEAIHAAARGSTVLAPRVAERLVARIRRPGPVTLTAREIDVLHAVADGLSNPEIGIRLTIAEATVKTHLLRIFAKLDVSDRTHAVVVAMDRGLLPRRGPA; encoded by the coding sequence ATGGCCGAACGCCTCCGCTTGATCCTGGCCGACGACCATCTGGTCATGCGCGCGGGTCTGGTAGCCCTGCTGGCCGCCGAACCCAGCATCGACATCGTCGGCGAAGCCGCGGACGGCAGCGAGGCGATCGCGCTCGTCGAACGACTCAAACCCGATGTGGCGCTGCTGGATCTGCGGATGCCGGTGCTGGACGGTGTCACGGCCACCCGCGAAATCGCCGGGCGTAGCAGCACGCGCGTGCTGATCCTCACCACCTACGACACCGACGCCGATATCGAGCGGGCCATGGCGGCGGGAGCCATCGGCTATCTGCTCAAGGACACCAGCCGCGAGCAGCTCGTCGAGGCCATCCACGCCGCGGCACGCGGCAGCACCGTCCTGGCGCCCCGCGTGGCCGAACGACTGGTCGCCCGCATCCGCCGCCCCGGCCCGGTGACCCTGACCGCCCGGGAGATCGATGTGCTGCACGCGGTGGCCGACGGCCTCTCCAACCCCGAGATCGGCATCCGCCTCACCATCGCCGAGGCCACCGTGAAAACGCACCTGCTGCGCATTTTCGCCAAGCTCGACGTGAGCGACCGTACCCACGCCGTCGTCGTCGCCATGGATCGCGGTCTGCTGCCCAGGCGCGGGCCGGCGTAG
- a CDS encoding TetR/AcrR family transcriptional regulator: protein MTASTIKRSDATRQALLRAARDEFAQYGLAGARVDRIAEAAGVNKERIYGLFGSKDKLFDVILIDTMREFLEVVQPLSDTEPGEYVGKLFDYHLANPQLLRLLLWESLHRGADAHDIDGWRAAHYLAKFDRAQEQFGVDERLAGRLLLALCGLANWSHAVPQTTRLLLGDAAADTDATREFMQEFARAAMRNEQAGLWTASETAAPAPAEPVNSLTDPVDAAAQRLRAAQAAADAARDELATALRAAHAAGAGANQLARQVAGTLSRPVVLKLLAH from the coding sequence ATGACGGCCAGCACCATCAAACGCAGCGACGCGACACGGCAGGCTCTACTGCGCGCCGCGCGAGACGAATTCGCGCAGTACGGTCTGGCCGGCGCCCGGGTCGATCGCATCGCCGAAGCCGCCGGCGTCAACAAAGAACGCATCTACGGCCTGTTCGGCAGCAAGGACAAGCTGTTCGACGTCATCCTCATCGACACCATGCGCGAGTTCCTGGAAGTCGTGCAGCCGCTCAGCGACACCGAACCCGGCGAGTACGTCGGCAAGCTCTTCGACTACCACCTGGCCAACCCCCAATTGCTGCGCCTGCTGCTGTGGGAGAGCCTGCACCGGGGCGCCGACGCGCACGATATCGACGGCTGGCGCGCCGCGCACTATCTGGCCAAATTCGACCGCGCCCAAGAGCAATTCGGCGTCGACGAACGTCTGGCGGGCCGGCTGTTGCTCGCCCTGTGCGGCCTCGCCAACTGGTCCCACGCCGTCCCGCAGACCACCCGCCTGCTGCTCGGCGACGCCGCGGCGGACACCGACGCCACCCGCGAGTTCATGCAGGAATTCGCGCGGGCGGCGATGCGGAACGAGCAGGCCGGACTCTGGACCGCGTCCGAAACGGCGGCTCCCGCACCGGCAGAGCCGGTCAACTCATTGACCGATCCGGTAGACGCCGCCGCCCAACGCCTGCGCGCGGCCCAGGCCGCCGCCGACGCCGCGCGCGACGAACTCGCCACCGCGCTGCGCGCCGCGCACGCCGCGGGCGCCGGCGCCAACCAACTCGCCCGGCAAGTCGCGGGCACGCTGTCCCGCCCGGTCGTGCTGAAGCTACTGGCCCACTGA
- a CDS encoding sugar kinase, protein MTWPTTPHRPRAVTIGEGLAVLVAQPGPLEESETFDRSAGGAEANVATVLTQLAVEAGWISRVGDDGFGRYLTGHLRARGVDVSAVVTDPTRPTAMYVKERGGGSGRATDLAARDSRMLYYRTGSAASALSTADLAAAAGLLDRCALVHCTGITTALSESATELTEALIALPRRGRLVSFDLNFRPALWAGRAEQAAEILARHVRGSDVVFLGADEAGTVFGTEDADELRALFPEPGQLVVKNNEHSVTGFSGPDRVEVPALSLDVTERIGAGDAFAGGYLAALLHGRPLEQRLRFGHLCAAAALTGTGDVAELPAPERLAALAACSGTDWTRLRYTDAVVTENVTL, encoded by the coding sequence GTGACGTGGCCGACTACGCCGCACCGCCCACGGGCGGTGACGATCGGTGAGGGGCTCGCGGTATTGGTGGCTCAGCCCGGCCCGCTCGAGGAGTCGGAGACCTTCGACCGCAGCGCGGGTGGAGCCGAGGCGAATGTCGCGACGGTGCTCACTCAGCTCGCGGTCGAAGCCGGCTGGATCTCGCGGGTCGGCGACGACGGCTTCGGGCGATACCTGACCGGGCATCTGCGGGCGCGCGGGGTCGATGTCTCCGCCGTCGTCACCGATCCCACCCGGCCGACCGCCATGTATGTCAAGGAACGCGGCGGCGGCTCCGGAAGGGCCACCGATCTGGCCGCGCGAGACAGCCGAATGCTGTACTACCGCACCGGATCCGCGGCCAGCGCTTTGTCCACGGCCGACCTCGCGGCGGCGGCCGGACTGCTGGATCGCTGCGCGCTCGTGCACTGCACCGGAATCACCACCGCGCTCTCGGAATCGGCGACCGAACTCACCGAAGCCCTGATCGCCCTCCCTCGCCGCGGCCGGCTGGTCAGCTTCGACCTGAATTTTCGTCCGGCACTGTGGGCCGGGCGCGCCGAGCAGGCGGCCGAGATCCTGGCCCGCCACGTGCGCGGCAGTGATGTGGTCTTCCTCGGCGCCGACGAGGCCGGCACGGTGTTCGGCACCGAGGACGCCGACGAACTGCGCGCCCTGTTTCCCGAACCCGGCCAGCTGGTGGTCAAGAACAACGAGCATTCGGTCACCGGCTTCTCCGGCCCGGACCGGGTCGAGGTACCGGCGCTGAGCCTCGACGTCACCGAGCGGATCGGCGCCGGCGACGCCTTCGCCGGCGGCTACCTCGCCGCGCTGCTGCACGGACGCCCGCTCGAGCAGCGATTGCGCTTCGGGCACCTGTGCGCCGCCGCCGCGTTGACCGGGACCGGCGACGTCGCGGAACTGCCGGCGCCGGAAAGGCTTGCGGCCCTTGCCGCCTGTTCCGGCACCGACTGGACCCGGCTGCGCTACACCGACGCGGTGGTCACCGAGAATGTGACGTTATGA
- a CDS encoding N-acyl-D-amino-acid deacylase family protein, whose protein sequence is MTDLVFRDIDIIDGTGGPRYRGDVHIDHGRISAITEPGTWTGDAQVIAAPGSVLAPGFIDMHAHSDLHLLTDPGHFPKVSQGITTEVIGQDGLSYAPIDDPSLAVLRRQIAGWNGNPVDLDFSWRSVGQYLDRLDQGITPNAAYLVPQGTLRLLVVGSEQRPATVPEIRRMRELLAQGLGEGAVGMSSGLTYTPGMYADTSELAALCEVVAEYGGYFAPHTRSYGKGALEAYAEMIDLARRTGCALHLTHATMNFGVNRGRAPEFLALIDAARAEGCDITLDTYPYLPGSTTLSALLPSWAMSGGPDAALARIDDPALRARIALDVNVHGSDGCHGVTVEWETIQISGVANSALDRYVGKTVAQIASDSGTPPVEVFFDLLRRDQLATTILQHVGHEENVRAIMADPGHMGGSDALLVGDRPHPRAWGTFPRYLGHYVRDLGVLGLEDCVHHLTGRPAERLRLTDRGRVFPGYAADLVLFDPATITDTATFEQPKQQARGIQHVLVNGEFVIKDGAPTGALAGRALRRQTSGKETV, encoded by the coding sequence ATGACCGACTTGGTTTTTCGAGACATCGACATCATCGACGGCACGGGCGGGCCCCGGTACCGCGGTGACGTCCACATCGACCACGGGCGCATCAGCGCGATCACCGAGCCCGGTACCTGGACGGGGGACGCACAGGTCATCGCCGCGCCCGGGTCCGTTCTCGCGCCGGGTTTCATCGATATGCACGCGCACTCGGATCTGCATCTGCTCACCGATCCGGGGCACTTCCCGAAGGTGAGCCAGGGCATCACCACCGAGGTGATCGGGCAGGACGGGTTGTCCTACGCCCCGATCGACGATCCGAGTCTGGCGGTGCTGCGCCGCCAGATCGCGGGCTGGAACGGCAATCCCGTCGATCTGGACTTCTCCTGGCGCAGCGTCGGCCAGTATCTGGACCGGCTCGATCAGGGCATCACGCCGAACGCCGCCTACCTGGTGCCGCAGGGCACGCTGCGGCTGCTGGTCGTCGGGAGCGAGCAGCGTCCGGCGACGGTGCCGGAGATCCGCCGCATGCGGGAGTTGCTCGCTCAGGGACTCGGCGAGGGTGCGGTCGGTATGTCGAGCGGGCTCACCTATACGCCCGGAATGTACGCGGACACCAGCGAATTGGCCGCGTTGTGCGAGGTCGTCGCCGAGTACGGCGGATACTTCGCCCCGCACACCCGCTCCTACGGCAAAGGCGCGCTCGAGGCCTACGCCGAAATGATCGATCTGGCCCGCCGTACCGGCTGCGCGCTGCATCTGACCCACGCCACCATGAACTTCGGCGTGAACCGCGGCCGCGCACCGGAATTCCTGGCGCTGATCGACGCCGCCCGCGCCGAGGGCTGCGACATCACGCTCGACACCTATCCGTATCTGCCCGGCTCGACCACGCTGTCGGCGCTGCTGCCGAGCTGGGCGATGTCCGGCGGCCCCGACGCGGCGCTGGCCCGCATCGACGATCCGGCCCTGCGGGCGCGAATCGCCTTGGACGTCAACGTGCACGGCTCCGACGGCTGCCATGGCGTCACGGTGGAGTGGGAGACCATCCAGATCAGCGGCGTCGCGAATTCGGCGCTGGACCGCTATGTCGGCAAGACCGTCGCGCAGATCGCCTCGGACAGCGGCACGCCGCCGGTCGAGGTGTTCTTCGACCTGCTCCGCCGCGATCAGCTGGCCACCACGATTCTGCAGCACGTCGGCCACGAGGAGAACGTGCGCGCGATCATGGCGGACCCGGGCCACATGGGCGGCAGCGACGCGCTGCTCGTCGGTGACCGCCCGCATCCCCGCGCGTGGGGCACCTTCCCGCGCTACCTCGGTCACTATGTCCGTGATCTGGGCGTGCTCGGGCTCGAGGACTGCGTGCACCATCTCACCGGCCGGCCCGCCGAACGTCTCCGGCTCACCGACCGCGGCCGTGTCTTCCCCGGTTATGCCGCCGACCTGGTGCTGTTCGATCCGGCGACGATCACCGATACCGCGACCTTCGAGCAGCCGAAGCAGCAGGCGCGCGGTATCCAGCACGTGCTGGTCAACGGGGAGTTCGTGATCAAGGACGGTGCGCCGACCGGCGCGCTCGCCGGCCGGGCGCTGCGGCGGCAGACCTCGGGAAAGGAGACAGTGTGA
- a CDS encoding GntP family permease, which produces MTATVDWLRDTTPGLLVLCGLAIAVLLFAIIKIKLEPFIALLLTGLGLALAAGLPVSQIVGTAIKAGDSLLETGFGGILGHIAVIIGLGTVLGAILEQSGGADVLTGKLLKLFGEKGAPMAMGLLGLIFGIPVFFDIGIFVLAPLIYVAAKRGGRSLVLYAMPMLAGLSMTHAFLPPHPGPVALGGLLGVSLGWLILMGFVCGIPGFIAAGLVWGSYIGKRIIVEVPDEFLVRADGSRTDGEESGKPGEGPGTATDPATTTVATKPPSAGLIGAIIAIPLVLILGATFGTQLLAKDSRLLQVLTFLGTPAVALLIAVLIAFYVLGIRRGSSVQQLSTLTAESLRPVGMLLLVVGAGAFFGKVISATGIGTALAETMSDAGLPVIVLAYIISCGLRVAQGSATVAIVTTGGIVAPLVAGNDYSQMSIALIAMAIAAGSIILSHVNDGGFWIIAKYFNLTVKQTLQTWTVLETILSVVSFAVAAVLFAFVS; this is translated from the coding sequence ATGACCGCCACCGTCGACTGGCTCCGCGACACCACCCCCGGGCTACTAGTGCTCTGCGGTCTCGCGATCGCAGTCCTGCTGTTCGCCATCATCAAGATCAAACTAGAACCGTTCATCGCACTGCTGCTCACCGGTCTCGGGCTCGCGCTCGCCGCCGGCCTGCCGGTGTCGCAGATCGTCGGCACGGCCATCAAGGCCGGTGATTCCCTGCTGGAGACCGGTTTCGGTGGGATCCTGGGGCACATCGCGGTCATCATCGGACTCGGGACCGTGCTCGGCGCGATCCTCGAGCAGTCCGGTGGGGCCGATGTGCTGACCGGAAAGCTGCTGAAGCTCTTCGGTGAGAAGGGCGCTCCGATGGCCATGGGCCTGCTCGGGCTCATCTTCGGCATCCCGGTCTTCTTCGATATCGGCATCTTCGTGCTGGCGCCGCTGATCTACGTCGCCGCCAAGCGCGGTGGGCGGTCGCTGGTGCTGTACGCGATGCCGATGCTGGCGGGTCTGTCGATGACGCACGCGTTCCTGCCGCCGCATCCGGGACCGGTCGCGCTGGGCGGCCTGCTCGGGGTGAGCCTCGGCTGGCTGATCCTGATGGGATTCGTCTGCGGTATCCCGGGTTTCATCGCCGCCGGTCTGGTGTGGGGCTCCTACATCGGCAAGCGGATCATCGTCGAGGTACCCGATGAGTTCCTGGTGCGCGCGGACGGCTCGCGGACCGACGGCGAGGAGTCCGGCAAGCCCGGCGAGGGGCCCGGCACCGCGACGGATCCGGCGACCACGACGGTCGCGACCAAGCCGCCGTCGGCCGGGCTGATCGGCGCGATCATCGCGATCCCACTGGTGCTCATTCTCGGCGCGACCTTCGGAACCCAGCTGCTGGCCAAGGATTCGCGGCTGCTGCAAGTGCTGACCTTCCTGGGCACGCCCGCCGTCGCGCTGCTGATCGCGGTGCTCATCGCCTTCTACGTGCTCGGTATCCGGCGCGGATCGAGCGTGCAGCAACTCAGCACGCTGACCGCGGAGTCGCTGCGACCGGTCGGCATGCTGCTGCTGGTCGTCGGCGCGGGCGCGTTCTTCGGCAAGGTCATCTCGGCCACCGGCATCGGCACCGCACTCGCCGAGACCATGTCCGATGCGGGGCTGCCGGTGATCGTGCTGGCCTACATCATCAGCTGTGGTCTGCGCGTCGCGCAGGGTTCGGCGACCGTCGCCATCGTCACCACCGGCGGCATCGTCGCGCCGTTGGTCGCCGGGAACGACTATTCGCAGATGTCAATCGCGTTGATCGCGATGGCCATCGCGGCCGGGTCGATCATCCTCAGCCACGTCAACGACGGCGGCTTCTGGATCATCGCGAAGTACTTCAACCTCACCGTGAAGCAGACGTTGCAGACCTGGACGGTGCTCGAAACCATCCTGTCCGTGGTGAGTTTCGCGGTGGCGGCCGTGCTGTTCGCGTTCGTCAGCTAG
- a CDS encoding IclR family transcriptional regulator yields the protein MSQSLLRALTILISLGDDARSLDQLAGELGVHKSTVLRLLQTMESQRFVTHDDDHRYVLGSRLFELANQALEQRDVRTLARPHLSALNTATGQTIHLATYESGDAIYIDKFDATQSVRMYSRIGRPAPLHCTAVGKVLVSALPRSEWRAVAERIDYRKFTERTIQTPDQYLAELELVAAQGYAEDHEEHETFVNCIGVPVRNGTGAVVAAVSMSVPDMLLDHDQVLARLPQLRAAADAISAELGWIRNSPPTTKG from the coding sequence ATGAGTCAGAGTCTGTTGCGCGCGTTGACCATCCTCATCTCCCTCGGCGACGACGCGCGTTCGCTCGATCAGTTGGCGGGCGAACTCGGCGTGCACAAGTCGACGGTGCTGCGACTGTTGCAGACCATGGAATCGCAGCGCTTCGTCACCCATGACGACGACCACCGCTACGTGCTCGGCTCGCGACTGTTCGAACTGGCCAATCAAGCGCTGGAACAACGTGATGTCCGTACGCTGGCGCGGCCGCATCTCAGCGCGCTCAATACCGCCACCGGACAGACGATCCACCTCGCCACCTACGAATCGGGCGACGCGATCTACATCGACAAGTTCGACGCGACCCAGAGTGTGCGCATGTACTCCCGGATCGGCCGGCCCGCACCGCTGCATTGCACGGCGGTCGGGAAGGTGCTCGTCAGCGCGCTGCCGCGGTCGGAATGGCGGGCGGTCGCGGAACGGATCGACTACCGCAAGTTCACCGAACGCACCATCCAGACCCCGGACCAGTACCTGGCCGAGCTGGAACTCGTTGCCGCGCAGGGCTATGCCGAAGACCACGAGGAGCACGAGACCTTCGTCAACTGCATCGGCGTCCCGGTGCGCAACGGCACCGGCGCGGTCGTCGCCGCGGTGTCCATGTCGGTGCCGGACATGCTGCTCGATCACGACCAGGTGCTGGCCCGGCTACCTCAGCTCCGCGCCGCGGCCGATGCCATCTCCGCCGAACTCGGCTGGATCCGTAATTCCCCTCCCACCACGAAAGGCTGA
- a CDS encoding alanine racemase: MAIDEKAVAALDDRVLGPEHKALPPAAWGRTVRQFLDSGPHLDDFETPVLTIDRSAVAANVAVMADWAAASGVRLAPHGKTTMAPQLWARQLAAGSWGLTFATIWQAQVARSFGVARIVLANALVDPVGLRWVAAESARDPAFEFVCWADSVETVALMDDHLRSAPGDARIRVIVELGGPHGRTGARTVEQAHAVAAAIGRAERLTLAGVGGYEGALAHDRTPAALAAVRRYLDDVARLHRELAESYPGGAIVTAGGSAYPDLVVERLAPLADERGERGVPTTVVVRSGAYIIHDDGFYAGISPLAASRSERPLRSAMHGWARTVSRPEPELALLDAGKRDLPFDEGLPVPQGLAGAGNSVSALNDQHTFLRLPGGTADDLPIGTVVRLGLSHPCTAFDKWRLIPVIDDVHAERPRVVDLLHTFF; the protein is encoded by the coding sequence ATGGCGATCGACGAAAAAGCCGTTGCCGCACTGGACGATCGGGTGCTCGGCCCCGAACACAAAGCGCTTCCGCCCGCCGCCTGGGGCCGCACCGTCCGGCAATTCCTGGACTCCGGCCCGCACCTGGACGACTTCGAAACCCCGGTGCTGACGATCGACCGTTCCGCCGTCGCGGCGAACGTCGCGGTCATGGCCGACTGGGCCGCCGCGTCCGGCGTCCGGCTCGCGCCGCACGGCAAGACCACGATGGCGCCGCAGTTGTGGGCCCGGCAGCTCGCCGCCGGTAGCTGGGGTCTGACCTTCGCCACCATCTGGCAGGCGCAGGTGGCCCGCTCCTTCGGTGTCGCTCGCATCGTCTTGGCCAACGCGCTGGTCGATCCCGTCGGATTGCGCTGGGTGGCGGCCGAATCGGCGCGGGACCCGGCGTTCGAGTTCGTCTGCTGGGCCGACAGCGTCGAGACGGTCGCGCTCATGGACGACCACTTGCGCTCGGCTCCCGGCGACGCGCGAATCCGGGTGATCGTGGAACTCGGTGGGCCGCACGGCCGTACCGGTGCGCGCACCGTCGAACAGGCGCATGCCGTCGCGGCGGCGATCGGGCGCGCCGAGCGGCTGACGCTGGCAGGTGTCGGCGGCTATGAGGGCGCGCTCGCGCACGATCGCACCCCTGCCGCGCTCGCCGCCGTGCGCCGATACCTCGACGACGTGGCGCGGCTGCATCGCGAACTCGCCGAGAGCTATCCCGGCGGCGCGATCGTCACCGCGGGCGGCAGCGCCTATCCGGACCTGGTCGTCGAACGCCTGGCCCCGCTGGCGGACGAGCGCGGCGAGCGCGGGGTTCCGACCACCGTCGTCGTGCGCTCCGGCGCCTACATCATCCACGACGACGGCTTCTACGCCGGAATCTCGCCGCTGGCCGCGTCCCGCAGCGAGCGTCCGCTGCGGTCGGCAATGCACGGCTGGGCCCGCACCGTCTCCCGTCCGGAACCCGAGCTCGCCCTGCTGGACGCGGGCAAGCGCGACCTGCCGTTCGACGAAGGGCTGCCGGTCCCGCAAGGCCTTGCCGGAGCGGGGAATTCGGTGTCCGCGTTGAACGATCAGCACACCTTCCTGCGGCTGCCCGGCGGTACGGCCGACGATCTGCCGATCGGCACGGTGGTGCGACTCGGCTTGTCGCATCCGTGCACCGCCTTCGACAAATGGCGACTCATCCCGGTGATCGACGACGTCCACGCGGAACGTCCGCGCGTCGTCGACCTCCTGCACACCTTCTTCTGA
- a CDS encoding MFS transporter has product MGTPTLQLPADGSATEPAHSASPRARTWRTLPVFVLSALLATGQMYTPIPLFTAMKAEWDVGPGVMTWVISAFAFGYAGGFVLFGPLSDRYGHRRVLVTGMLVAAVVTLLTGLAFSAPVAVALRIAQGLVVGSIPPALMAYVGTRITPGHRAVVTMSVATAFLAATVIAQIVSQAVVASYPWRTVFLGSAVVFAVLAFALRAVMLEDEPTGRDLPLRHSYAAIPAVLRIKPLLPMLVAGALSMAVMVGIYTGIELTGLVTGSGELLTLRAGALPVMVLLPLLAIPLARLSKPGQIVLGVLIATIAMVAATFEGSHLAVLTVLLAVLVGGLGVIAPAVLQSAGELGGDARAAASSVAMFSFYVGATVGPMVAATAAPHGFSILAWTLALLLVAALGLTLLGARLQRSASAAVAPG; this is encoded by the coding sequence ATGGGAACCCCGACACTTCAGCTTCCGGCCGACGGCTCGGCCACGGAACCTGCCCACAGTGCGTCGCCGCGGGCTCGGACCTGGCGCACGCTGCCCGTCTTCGTGCTCTCGGCGCTGCTGGCGACCGGTCAGATGTACACCCCTATACCGCTGTTCACGGCCATGAAGGCGGAATGGGACGTGGGTCCGGGAGTGATGACATGGGTCATCAGCGCCTTCGCTTTCGGATACGCGGGCGGCTTCGTACTCTTCGGCCCGCTCTCGGATCGCTACGGCCACCGCCGGGTCCTGGTTACCGGCATGCTTGTCGCGGCGGTGGTCACCCTATTGACCGGTCTGGCGTTCAGCGCGCCGGTGGCCGTCGCGCTGCGGATTGCGCAGGGCCTGGTGGTCGGCTCCATCCCGCCCGCGCTGATGGCCTATGTCGGCACCCGCATCACGCCGGGACATCGGGCCGTGGTCACCATGTCGGTGGCCACCGCGTTCCTGGCCGCCACCGTCATCGCGCAGATCGTCTCGCAGGCCGTGGTCGCCTCGTACCCGTGGCGCACCGTATTCCTCGGCTCCGCGGTCGTTTTCGCGGTGCTGGCCTTCGCGCTGCGGGCGGTCATGCTCGAGGACGAGCCCACCGGCCGAGACCTGCCGCTACGGCACAGCTATGCCGCCATTCCCGCCGTGCTCCGCATCAAGCCACTGCTTCCGATGCTCGTCGCGGGTGCGCTGAGCATGGCTGTCATGGTGGGCATCTACACCGGTATCGAACTCACCGGCCTGGTGACAGGATCCGGTGAGCTGCTGACCTTGCGTGCGGGCGCGCTTCCGGTGATGGTGCTGCTGCCGTTGCTGGCCATTCCGCTGGCCCGGCTGTCCAAGCCCGGCCAGATCGTTCTCGGCGTGCTGATCGCGACGATCGCGATGGTCGCCGCCACCTTCGAAGGCTCGCACCTCGCGGTGCTGACCGTGCTGCTGGCGGTGCTGGTCGGTGGTCTGGGTGTGATCGCACCGGCGGTGTTGCAGAGCGCGGGTGAACTCGGCGGTGACGCCCGCGCCGCCGCCTCCTCGGTCGCCATGTTCAGTTTCTACGTCGGTGCGACGGTGGGTCCGATGGTCGCGGCAACCGCCGCGCCACACGGGTTTTCGATCCTGGCCTGGACTCTGGCCTTGCTCCTGGTCGCCGCTCTCGGCCTGACGCTGCTGGGCGCTCGCCTGCAACGATCCGCGTCGGCCGCCGTCGCGCCGGGATGA